A single window of Agromyces aureus DNA harbors:
- a CDS encoding carbohydrate ABC transporter permease has protein sequence MLYPVIWMVVSSFRPTDLIFREAGLVFDSFEISNYVDGWNALTYPFNVYLLNSGLVVIGSIVGNLVSCSLAAYAFARLEFSGKKFWFAIMLLSIMLPIHVIIVPQYVLFSQLGWVNTFLPLIVPKLLATDAFFIFLMVQFIRGIPRELDEAARIDGAGHPRIFLQIILPLMVPALATTTIFTFIWTWNDFFSQLIFLTKPSLYTVPLALNAFQDAQSSTDFGELFAMSVVSLIPIFLIFLFGQRFLIKGIATTGIK, from the coding sequence ATGCTCTACCCCGTCATCTGGATGGTCGTCAGCTCCTTCCGACCGACCGACCTGATCTTCCGCGAGGCCGGCCTCGTCTTCGACAGCTTCGAGATCTCGAACTACGTCGACGGCTGGAACGCGCTGACGTATCCGTTCAACGTGTACCTGCTGAACTCGGGGCTCGTCGTGATCGGCTCGATCGTCGGCAACCTCGTCTCGTGCTCGCTGGCGGCCTACGCGTTCGCCCGGCTCGAGTTCTCGGGCAAGAAGTTCTGGTTCGCGATCATGCTGCTGAGCATCATGCTGCCGATCCACGTCATCATCGTTCCGCAGTACGTGCTCTTCTCCCAGCTCGGCTGGGTGAACACCTTCCTCCCCCTCATCGTGCCGAAGCTGCTCGCCACCGACGCGTTCTTCATCTTCCTCATGGTGCAGTTCATCCGCGGCATCCCCCGCGAGCTCGACGAGGCCGCGCGCATCGACGGCGCAGGGCATCCACGGATCTTCCTCCAGATCATCCTGCCGCTCATGGTCCCGGCCCTCGCGACCACGACGATCTTCACCTTCATCTGGACCTGGAACGACTTCTTCAGCCAGCTCATCTTCCTCACCAAGCCGAGCCTGTACACGGTCCCGCTCGCCCTCAACGCGTTCCAAGACGCGCAGAGCTCGACCGACTTCGGCGAACTGTTCGCGATGAGCGTCGTCTCGCTCATCCCGATCTTCCTGATCTTCCTCTTCGGCCAGCGGTTCCTCATCAAGGGCATCGCGACGACGGGGATCAAGTGA
- a CDS encoding carbohydrate ABC transporter permease, which produces MSALGELRRVKGQPASKQRKQNKAAFLFLLPWFIGLALITVGPMVASLALSFTRYNLLSPPRFNGIQNYIRMFEDERLHKALAVTFQYVFISVPLQLGLALLLAIVLDRGLRGLSLYRSAFYLPSLLGASVAIAILWRQLFGVDGLVNVVLGWFGIEGQGWISNPETALGTLMILNVWTFGAPMVIFLAGLRQIPVMYYEAAAVDGANRRQQFRHITLPMLTPIIFFNLILQLIGAFQSFTQAFVVSGGTGGPVDSTLFYTLYLYQQGFANLNMGYASAMAWLLLVIVAAFTALNFWASKYWVFYDDQD; this is translated from the coding sequence ATGAGCGCGCTCGGCGAACTCCGCCGCGTCAAGGGCCAACCGGCCTCGAAGCAGCGCAAGCAGAACAAGGCGGCATTCCTGTTCCTGCTGCCGTGGTTCATCGGACTCGCGCTCATCACCGTCGGGCCGATGGTCGCGTCGCTCGCGCTCTCGTTCACGAGATACAACCTGCTGAGCCCGCCTCGCTTCAACGGCATCCAGAACTACATCCGCATGTTCGAGGACGAACGGCTGCACAAGGCGCTCGCCGTCACCTTCCAGTACGTGTTCATCTCGGTGCCGCTGCAGCTCGGCCTGGCGTTGCTGCTGGCGATCGTGCTCGACCGGGGCCTGCGCGGCCTCTCGCTGTACCGATCGGCTTTCTACCTGCCGTCGCTGCTCGGTGCGAGCGTCGCGATCGCGATCCTGTGGCGCCAGCTCTTCGGCGTCGACGGACTCGTCAACGTCGTGCTCGGGTGGTTCGGCATCGAAGGTCAGGGCTGGATCTCCAATCCCGAGACCGCGCTCGGCACCCTCATGATCCTCAACGTCTGGACCTTCGGTGCGCCGATGGTGATCTTCCTCGCCGGGCTGCGGCAGATCCCCGTCATGTACTACGAAGCCGCAGCCGTCGACGGCGCGAACCGCCGGCAGCAGTTCCGGCACATCACGCTGCCGATGCTCACGCCGATCATCTTCTTCAACCTGATCCTGCAGCTCATCGGGGCGTTCCAGTCGTTCACCCAGGCATTCGTGGTCTCGGGCGGCACCGGCGGACCGGTCGACTCGACGCTGTTCTACACGCTGTACCTCTACCAGCAGGGCTTCGCGAATCTCAACATGGGGTATGCCTCGGCCATGGCCTGGCTGCTTCTCGTGATCGTCGCCGCATTCACCGCGCTCAATTTCTGGGCCTCGAAGTATTGGGTGTTCTACGATGACCAGGACTGA
- a CDS encoding MarR family winged helix-turn-helix transcriptional regulator, translated as MTTELRTVLGDLISVNNRLTRLAASVSGNAESPAIWRTIVVLRDLGPMRLGELARVSRVSQPTMTKLVRTLDERGWIRRIADTDDARAWLISADPSGLAALAAWRDEITAALEPTFSDLSDDEIATLAASVEIVRSRLERAREALRQGESA; from the coding sequence GTGACTACAGAACTGCGCACCGTGCTCGGAGACCTCATCTCCGTGAACAACCGACTCACCCGACTCGCGGCCTCCGTCAGCGGCAACGCCGAATCGCCCGCGATCTGGCGCACCATCGTCGTGCTGCGCGACCTCGGGCCCATGCGACTCGGCGAGCTCGCGCGCGTCAGCCGCGTGAGCCAGCCCACCATGACCAAGCTCGTGCGCACCCTCGACGAGCGCGGGTGGATCCGGCGCATCGCCGACACCGACGACGCCCGCGCCTGGCTCATCTCGGCCGACCCGAGCGGCCTCGCAGCCCTCGCCGCGTGGCGCGACGAGATCACCGCCGCGCTCGAGCCCACCTTCTCAGACCTGAGCGACGACGAGATCGCCACCCTCGCGGCCTCCGTCGAGATCGTGCGCAGCCGACTCGAGCGGGCGCGCGAGGCGCTCCGCCAGGGGGAGTCCGCGTGA
- a CDS encoding MFS transporter encodes MLKQPKAVWAVAFASVIAFMGIGLVDPILPAIAASLQATPTETEMLFTSYLLVTGFAMLGTSWISSRIGAKKTLLIGLAIIVVFAAAAGLSQNVEEIIGFRAGWGLGNALFISTALATIVGAASGGTGSAIILYEAALGLGIAIGPLLGGLLGHLSWRGPFFGTAALMAIGFIAILVLLKRDPAAAKPEPTRLSAPIRALRQPALAVLAGAALFYNIGFFVLLAYSPFPLGFDALGLGFTFFGWGVALAVTSVFVAPLLTARMPRTRVLQIALPLLAVVLAAAGLSISSPAWLVVWIVVGGLVLGVLNTVLTECVMEATDLQRSVASSAYSAVRFLGGAVAPPAAAELARLISPEAPYYAAAGSVLVATLIVVLGRRALRRVDGAPVPTPALVEAEAIAVGDAA; translated from the coding sequence ATCCTGAAGCAGCCGAAGGCCGTCTGGGCGGTCGCCTTCGCGAGCGTCATCGCGTTCATGGGCATCGGACTCGTCGACCCGATCCTGCCCGCGATCGCCGCGAGCCTGCAGGCGACGCCCACCGAGACCGAGATGCTCTTCACGAGCTACCTGCTCGTCACGGGCTTCGCCATGCTCGGCACGAGCTGGATCTCGAGCCGCATCGGCGCGAAGAAGACCCTGCTCATCGGGCTCGCGATCATCGTCGTGTTCGCCGCGGCCGCCGGGCTCTCGCAGAACGTCGAGGAGATCATCGGTTTCCGCGCGGGTTGGGGCCTCGGCAACGCGCTCTTCATCTCGACCGCGCTCGCGACCATCGTCGGCGCGGCCTCGGGCGGCACGGGCTCGGCGATCATCCTCTACGAGGCGGCCCTCGGCCTCGGCATCGCGATCGGCCCCCTGCTCGGCGGGCTGCTCGGGCACCTCAGCTGGCGCGGCCCGTTCTTCGGCACGGCGGCGCTCATGGCGATCGGGTTCATCGCGATCCTCGTGTTGCTCAAGCGCGATCCCGCCGCGGCGAAGCCCGAGCCGACGAGGCTGTCGGCCCCGATCCGGGCCCTGCGGCAACCGGCCCTCGCGGTGCTCGCCGGCGCGGCGCTGTTCTACAACATCGGCTTCTTCGTGCTGCTCGCGTACTCGCCGTTCCCGCTCGGCTTCGACGCGCTCGGCCTGGGCTTCACGTTCTTCGGGTGGGGCGTCGCGCTCGCGGTCACCTCGGTCTTCGTCGCGCCACTGCTGACCGCGCGGATGCCGCGTACCCGCGTGCTGCAGATCGCGCTGCCCCTGCTGGCGGTCGTGCTCGCCGCGGCCGGCCTCTCGATCTCGTCGCCCGCATGGCTCGTGGTCTGGATCGTCGTCGGCGGACTCGTGCTCGGCGTGCTGAACACCGTGCTCACCGAATGCGTCATGGAGGCCACCGACCTGCAGCGCTCGGTCGCGTCGAGCGCCTACTCGGCCGTGCGGTTCCTCGGTGGTGCGGTCGCCCCGCCGGCCGCGGCCGAGCTCGCGCGCCTCATCTCGCCCGAGGCGCCGTACTACGCGGCGGCGGGGTCGGTGCTCGTCGCGACGCTCATCGTCGTGCTCGGCCGGCGCGCCCTGCGCCGGGTCGACGGCGCGCCGGTGCCCACGCCCGCGCTCGTCGAGGCCGAGGCGATCGCCGTGGGCGACGCCGCCTGA
- a CDS encoding LacI family DNA-binding transcriptional regulator — protein sequence MPAISDVARLAGVSKATASRALSGRGHVAEQTRKRVVQAASEIGYIASPDAASLVTGRTKNIGVVIPFVNRWFFGTVLDGIERTLLSAGYDLTLYNLPIAGPDRSRVFDFFLARKRVDAVIVIGVDLSAGEIGGLERREKPVVCIGGSGEVTARLSIDDHDVGVLAASHLLHLGHTRIAHLAGIGAMSAPRSVPGLRAAGFLEATDAAGLPLRSEDDPAGAPGAIVVEAAMSMPGGFEAGLQLLGHPAHRPTAVFAASDEMAFGLIRAAERLGLSVPRDLSVIGVDGHEHAGLFDLTTIAQSPSDQGRLAVEVALRMLGGDAQADPLPDSGAPMPTRLVVRGSTSRPAAG from the coding sequence ATGCCCGCCATCAGCGATGTCGCGCGACTCGCGGGCGTCTCGAAGGCCACCGCCTCACGCGCACTGTCGGGTCGCGGCCACGTGGCGGAGCAGACCCGCAAGCGGGTCGTGCAGGCGGCATCCGAGATCGGCTACATCGCCTCGCCCGACGCCGCGAGCCTCGTCACGGGGCGCACGAAGAACATCGGCGTGGTGATCCCGTTCGTGAACCGCTGGTTCTTCGGCACCGTGCTCGACGGCATCGAGCGGACCCTGCTCTCCGCCGGGTACGACCTCACGCTCTACAACCTCCCGATCGCGGGGCCGGATCGTTCGCGCGTGTTCGACTTCTTCCTCGCCCGCAAGCGCGTCGACGCGGTGATCGTGATCGGCGTCGACCTCAGCGCGGGCGAGATCGGCGGTCTCGAACGCCGCGAGAAGCCGGTCGTCTGCATCGGCGGCAGCGGCGAGGTGACGGCGCGCCTCTCGATCGACGACCACGACGTCGGCGTGCTCGCCGCCTCGCACCTGCTGCACCTCGGGCACACGCGCATCGCGCACCTCGCGGGCATCGGCGCGATGAGCGCCCCCCGCAGCGTTCCCGGGCTGCGGGCGGCCGGGTTCCTCGAGGCGACGGATGCCGCGGGCCTCCCCCTGCGCTCGGAGGATGATCCGGCCGGGGCGCCGGGTGCGATCGTCGTCGAGGCGGCCATGAGCATGCCCGGCGGGTTCGAGGCCGGGCTGCAGCTGCTCGGCCACCCGGCGCACCGGCCCACCGCGGTCTTCGCGGCATCCGACGAGATGGCCTTCGGGCTGATCCGAGCGGCCGAACGGCTCGGGCTGTCGGTACCGCGCGACCTCTCGGTGATCGGCGTCGACGGGCACGAGCACGCCGGCCTGTTCGACCTCACGACGATCGCGCAGTCGCCGAGCGATCAGGGGCGGCTCGCGGTCGAGGTCGCGCTGCGCATGCTCGGCGGCGACGCCCAGGCCGACCCGCTGCCCGACTCGGGCGCGCCCATGCCGACGCGACTCGTGGTGCGCGGCAGCACGTCGCGCCCGGCCGCCGGCTGA
- a CDS encoding ABC transporter substrate-binding protein, with translation MRLRGHRRLTAALVAAAALGLTLTACTGDIADEDNADVDCAPYDTYGTFEGKEVTVAGTILDLEADRLNESWADFEQCTGISVEYQGSSEFEAQIAVLAEGGNAPDVGIVPQPGLLARLATGGWLIPASQAVEDNVDEFWSEDWKKYGTFDDTFYAAPLMASIKGYVWYSPAEFEEKGYEIPKTLDELTTLSETIAAEGDHKPWCVGLESGEATGWPGTDWVEDFVLRQSGPDVYDQWVTHGIPFNDPQIAEAFDAVGGYLKNEDMVNGGIGDVSTQVTEAFQTAGLPILDGECSLHHQASFYETFWNPDGGDDVKVASDGDVFGFLLPPVNADDPLSVTGGGEFPVAFRDAEEVEAFRAYLSSDLWANNRVSLGGVISANKGVDPENASSELLTQSIEILQDPETTFRFDGSDLMPGAVGADSFWKGIVAWVGGEDTKQVLDTIESTWPTS, from the coding sequence ATGAGACTCAGAGGGCATCGCCGGCTGACGGCAGCGCTCGTGGCGGCCGCAGCACTCGGCCTCACACTCACGGCCTGCACCGGCGACATCGCAGATGAAGACAACGCAGACGTGGACTGCGCCCCCTACGACACGTACGGCACCTTCGAGGGCAAGGAGGTCACGGTCGCGGGCACCATCCTCGACCTCGAGGCCGATCGCCTCAACGAGTCGTGGGCCGACTTCGAGCAGTGCACGGGCATCTCCGTGGAGTACCAGGGCTCGAGCGAGTTCGAGGCGCAGATCGCGGTGCTCGCCGAGGGCGGCAACGCTCCCGACGTCGGCATCGTGCCGCAGCCCGGCCTGCTCGCCCGTCTCGCCACCGGAGGCTGGCTGATCCCCGCCTCGCAGGCCGTCGAAGACAACGTCGACGAGTTCTGGTCCGAGGACTGGAAGAAGTACGGCACCTTCGACGACACGTTCTACGCGGCACCGCTCATGGCGAGCATCAAGGGCTACGTCTGGTACTCGCCGGCCGAGTTCGAAGAGAAGGGGTACGAGATCCCGAAGACCCTCGACGAGCTCACGACCCTGTCCGAGACCATCGCGGCCGAGGGCGACCACAAGCCCTGGTGCGTCGGCCTCGAGTCCGGTGAGGCCACGGGCTGGCCGGGCACCGACTGGGTCGAGGACTTCGTGCTCCGCCAGTCCGGTCCCGACGTCTACGACCAGTGGGTCACGCACGGCATCCCGTTCAACGACCCGCAGATCGCCGAGGCGTTCGACGCGGTGGGCGGCTACCTCAAGAACGAGGACATGGTCAACGGCGGCATCGGCGACGTGTCCACGCAGGTCACCGAGGCGTTCCAGACCGCCGGTCTGCCGATCCTCGACGGCGAGTGCTCGCTGCACCACCAGGCCTCGTTCTACGAGACCTTCTGGAACCCCGACGGCGGCGATGACGTGAAGGTCGCGTCCGACGGCGACGTGTTCGGCTTCCTGCTCCCGCCCGTCAACGCCGACGACCCGCTGTCGGTCACCGGCGGTGGCGAGTTCCCGGTCGCGTTCCGCGACGCCGAAGAGGTCGAGGCGTTCCGCGCCTACCTCTCCAGCGACCTGTGGGCCAACAACCGCGTGAGCCTCGGCGGCGTCATCAGCGCCAACAAGGGCGTCGACCCCGAGAACGCGTCGAGCGAGCTGCTCACCCAGTCGATCGAGATCCTCCAGGATCCCGAGACGACGTTCCGGTTCGACGGGTCCGACCTGATGCCCGGTGCCGTCGGCGCCGACTCCTTCTGGAAGGGCATCGTGGCCTGGGTCGGCGGCGAGGACACCAAGCAGGTGCTCGACACCATCGAGTCCACCTGGCCGACCAGCTGA
- a CDS encoding carbohydrate ABC transporter permease, producing MTTADLLGKILQVVMGLAVFAAIVGLLIFFIDKAPKKGRDYWQLVGFLAPAVILVAVGLVYPAIRTSILAFQTSSGAWTFDNFVWAFTQPAAIRTLINTVIWVLLVPTFATAVGLAYAVFIDRSRGEKFYKAILFMPIAISFVGASVIWKFVYEYRSGDREQIGLLNAIVVAFGGEPVQWLQTDPINTILLIVVMIWVQTGFAMVVLSAAIKGIATEQLEAAQLDGTNGWQRFTNVIVPGIRGSLVVVLTTISIATLKVFDIVRTMTAGNFNTSIVANEMYTQAFRASEIGRGSALALILFVMVLPIVIYNVNVLRKQREIR from the coding sequence ATGACCACGGCCGATCTGCTCGGCAAGATCCTGCAGGTGGTGATGGGGCTCGCCGTGTTCGCGGCGATCGTGGGCCTCCTCATCTTCTTCATCGACAAGGCGCCCAAGAAGGGGCGCGACTACTGGCAGCTCGTCGGGTTCCTCGCACCTGCGGTGATCCTCGTGGCCGTCGGCCTCGTCTACCCGGCGATCCGCACGAGCATCCTGGCGTTCCAGACCTCGTCGGGCGCCTGGACGTTCGACAACTTCGTCTGGGCGTTCACGCAGCCCGCCGCCATCCGCACGCTCATCAACACCGTCATCTGGGTGCTGCTCGTGCCGACCTTCGCGACGGCCGTCGGGCTCGCCTACGCGGTCTTCATCGACCGGTCGCGCGGCGAGAAGTTCTACAAGGCGATCCTGTTCATGCCGATCGCGATCTCGTTCGTCGGCGCGAGCGTCATCTGGAAGTTCGTCTACGAGTACCGCTCCGGCGACCGCGAGCAGATCGGCCTGCTGAACGCCATCGTCGTCGCGTTCGGCGGCGAACCCGTGCAGTGGCTGCAGACCGACCCGATCAACACCATCCTGCTCATCGTCGTCATGATCTGGGTGCAGACCGGCTTCGCGATGGTCGTGCTGAGCGCGGCCATCAAGGGCATCGCGACCGAGCAGCTCGAAGCGGCGCAGCTCGACGGCACCAACGGATGGCAGCGCTTCACGAACGTGATCGTGCCCGGCATCCGAGGGTCGCTCGTCGTCGTGCTCACGACGATCTCGATCGCCACGCTCAAGGTGTTCGACATCGTGCGCACGATGACCGCCGGAAACTTCAACACCAGCATCGTGGCCAACGAGATGTACACCCAGGCGTTCCGCGCGAGCGAGATCGGGCGAGGGTCGGCCCTCGCGCTCATCCTGTTCGTCATGGTCCTGCCGATCGTCATCTACAACGTCAACGTGCTCCGCAAGCAGAGGGAGATCCGATGA
- a CDS encoding carbohydrate ABC transporter permease: MSIAPPDLPVGKNRGALDATADAEASGYVEPKTIRVKKRLTSRTATVASLIIALLWTIPTFGLFISSFRPAELIRTTGWWTIFTNPGFTLENYQDVLLSTSSSSPQLGSYIVNSIAIALLATIIPLVFASMAAYAFAWMRFKGVGVLFVIIFALQIIPLQMALVPLLQIFSTVLRPMQAWLHDIVPIIPEQNYLPLWIAHTIFGLPLAIFLLHNFISEIPADVIEAARVDGATHGQIFFRIVLPLSVPAIASFAIFQFIWVWNDLLVALIFSGGTQDVAPLTQRLAELTGTRGQDWQLLTAAAFISIIIPLIVFFSLQRYFVRGLLAGSTKG; this comes from the coding sequence ATGAGCATCGCCCCGCCCGACCTGCCCGTCGGCAAGAACCGAGGCGCCCTCGACGCCACCGCCGACGCCGAGGCCTCCGGTTACGTCGAACCGAAGACCATCAGGGTCAAGAAGCGCCTCACCTCGCGCACCGCCACGGTCGCGTCGCTCATCATCGCGCTGCTCTGGACGATCCCGACCTTCGGCCTGTTCATCTCGTCGTTCCGGCCGGCCGAACTGATCCGCACGACCGGGTGGTGGACCATCTTCACCAACCCCGGCTTCACGCTGGAGAACTACCAGGACGTCCTGCTGTCGACCTCGTCGTCGTCACCGCAGCTCGGCTCGTACATCGTCAACTCGATCGCGATCGCGCTGCTGGCCACGATCATCCCGCTCGTGTTCGCGTCGATGGCCGCGTACGCCTTCGCGTGGATGCGGTTCAAGGGCGTCGGCGTGCTCTTCGTCATCATCTTCGCGCTGCAGATCATCCCGCTGCAGATGGCCCTGGTGCCGCTGCTGCAGATCTTCTCGACCGTACTGCGGCCGATGCAGGCGTGGTTGCACGACATCGTGCCGATCATCCCCGAGCAGAACTACCTGCCCCTCTGGATCGCGCACACCATCTTCGGCCTGCCGCTCGCGATCTTCCTGCTGCACAACTTCATCTCGGAGATCCCGGCCGACGTGATCGAGGCGGCACGCGTCGACGGCGCAACGCACGGCCAGATCTTCTTCCGCATCGTGCTGCCGTTGTCGGTGCCCGCGATCGCCTCCTTCGCGATCTTCCAGTTCATCTGGGTCTGGAACGACCTGCTCGTCGCGTTGATCTTCTCTGGCGGCACACAAGACGTGGCGCCACTGACCCAACGATTGGCGGAGCTCACCGGAACCAGGGGACAGGACTGGCAGTTGCTCACCGCGGCCGCCTTCATCTCGATCATCATTCCGCTGATCGTGTTCTTCAGCCTGCAGCGCTACTTCGTGCGAGGGCTGCTCGCGGGCTCGACCAAGGGGTAG
- a CDS encoding ABC transporter ATP-binding protein: MSMHGGGGGAPGGQSGRFGKPRTRISGADESAQRAENDAAPKIPNLLGRIGELFRPHRAQLTVVVVLVLVGAGLSVIPPLLTERAFDEGLFPPDPANDGTTTGPNLQVLAWIVAAMIGIYVVSSLLAVWQTWMTATIGNNVMGALRVRMFTHLQSMELSFFTRTKTGVIQSRLQNDVGGVASVLTNTVSSVLGNTVTVISAFVAMLILNWQLTVVALVLMPFMVFAQRRVGRVRARIAGETQESLSEMTAITQETLSVSGILLSKSFTRQQNEIDRYADENRNQVGLQVRQQMTGQWFFAMVGIFMSSIPAIVYLASGLLIANGATDVTAGTIVAFTTVQARLLFPLMALMRVSLDLQTSTALFARIFEYLDLRPTIVDAPNARDVAGLETRPPASGAPRPARALGRVEFENVTFRYPDATDETAPTLDGVSFVIEPGQFAAFVGPSGAGKTTVSYLVPRLYEATGGTVRFAGDDVRDLRQESLVRNIGIVSQETYLFHASIAENLRYAKPDATDAELEAAARAANIHETIASFPDGYATTVGERGYRLSGGEKQRIAIARVLLKDPPVLVLDEATSALDTISERVVQQALDDAAKGRTTIAIAHRLSTVISADVIFVVVAGRIVERGTHAELVAADGVYATLSRQQEHLPTSPGWR, encoded by the coding sequence ATGAGCATGCACGGCGGTGGCGGGGGCGCGCCCGGAGGGCAATCGGGTCGGTTCGGCAAGCCGCGCACGCGCATCTCGGGTGCCGACGAGTCGGCGCAGCGCGCCGAGAACGACGCGGCGCCGAAGATCCCGAACCTGCTGGGGCGCATCGGCGAGCTGTTCCGGCCGCATCGCGCCCAGCTGACGGTCGTCGTCGTGCTCGTGCTCGTGGGCGCCGGTCTCAGCGTGATCCCGCCCCTGCTCACCGAGCGCGCGTTCGACGAGGGCCTGTTCCCGCCCGACCCGGCGAACGACGGCACCACCACCGGGCCGAACCTCCAGGTGCTCGCCTGGATCGTGGCCGCGATGATCGGCATCTACGTCGTGTCGTCGCTGCTCGCCGTGTGGCAGACGTGGATGACGGCGACGATCGGCAACAACGTCATGGGCGCGCTCCGCGTGCGCATGTTCACCCACCTGCAGTCGATGGAGCTGAGCTTCTTCACGCGCACGAAGACGGGCGTCATCCAGTCGCGGCTGCAGAACGACGTCGGCGGGGTCGCCTCGGTGCTGACGAACACCGTCTCGAGCGTGCTGGGCAACACGGTCACCGTGATCTCGGCGTTCGTCGCGATGCTGATCCTCAACTGGCAGCTGACGGTCGTCGCGCTCGTGCTGATGCCGTTCATGGTGTTCGCGCAGCGGCGGGTCGGGCGCGTCAGGGCGCGCATCGCGGGCGAGACGCAGGAGTCGCTCTCCGAGATGACGGCGATCACGCAGGAGACCCTGAGCGTCTCGGGCATCCTGCTCTCGAAGTCGTTCACGCGACAGCAGAACGAGATCGACCGCTACGCCGACGAGAACCGCAACCAGGTCGGCCTGCAGGTGCGCCAGCAGATGACGGGGCAGTGGTTCTTCGCCATGGTCGGCATCTTCATGTCCTCGATCCCCGCGATCGTGTACCTCGCGTCGGGCCTGCTCATCGCGAACGGGGCGACGGATGTCACGGCCGGCACGATCGTGGCGTTCACCACCGTGCAGGCGCGGCTGCTGTTCCCCCTGATGGCGCTCATGCGGGTCTCGCTCGACCTGCAGACCTCGACGGCGCTGTTCGCGCGGATCTTCGAATACCTCGACCTGCGCCCGACCATCGTCGATGCGCCGAACGCCCGCGACGTCGCGGGTCTCGAGACGCGTCCTCCTGCGTCGGGCGCTCCTCGACCGGCGAGAGCCCTCGGTCGCGTCGAGTTCGAGAACGTCACCTTCCGGTACCCCGATGCGACGGATGAAACGGCGCCGACGCTCGACGGCGTGAGCTTCGTGATCGAGCCCGGCCAGTTCGCCGCGTTCGTGGGGCCCTCCGGCGCGGGCAAGACGACCGTGTCGTACCTCGTGCCGCGGCTCTACGAGGCCACCGGAGGCACGGTGCGGTTCGCGGGCGACGACGTGCGCGACCTCCGGCAGGAGTCGCTCGTGCGCAACATCGGCATCGTGAGCCAGGAGACCTACCTGTTCCACGCCTCGATCGCCGAGAACCTGCGGTACGCGAAGCCCGACGCGACCGATGCCGAGCTCGAGGCCGCGGCCCGAGCGGCGAACATCCACGAGACCATCGCGTCCTTCCCAGACGGCTACGCGACCACCGTGGGCGAGCGCGGCTACCGACTCTCGGGCGGCGAGAAGCAGCGCATCGCGATCGCGCGCGTGCTGCTCAAGGACCCGCCCGTGCTCGTGCTCGACGAGGCGACCAGCGCGCTCGACACGATCTCCGAGCGCGTCGTGCAGCAGGCCCTCGACGACGCTGCGAAGGGGCGCACCACGATCGCGATCGCGCACCGCCTGTCGACCGTCATCTCGGCCGACGTGATCTTCGTGGTCGTCGCAGGGCGCATCGTCGAGCGCGGCACGCACGCCGAGCTGGTGGCGGCCGACGGCGTCTACGCGACACTCTCCCGGCAGCAGGAGCACCTGCCCACGAGCCCCGGTTGGCGATAG